One region of Triticum aestivum cultivar Chinese Spring chromosome 6B, IWGSC CS RefSeq v2.1, whole genome shotgun sequence genomic DNA includes:
- the LOC123137380 gene encoding F-box/kelch-repeat protein SKIP30, which translates to MVECTMVSTLLDGLPNEVALQCLARVPFVSHPILQLVCRSWRASVRNGELLNVRNQIGATEELLCVLAFEPENIWQLYDPRRDKWITLPVMPSRIRNIARFGVASVAGKLYVIGGGSDRVDPLTGDHDTIFASNEVWSYDPLHRLWAQRAPMLVARAMFACCALDGKIIVAGGFTNCRKSISEAEIYDPEADTWESLPDLRQAHPSACSGLVIKDKMHVLHKGISTVQILEDGGNYWAVEDYSWLQGPMAMVGGELYVLSNSCIRKQHGENFPDKMVPCASGFQSRIGFGMIGLGDSICLFGGVIGPGPRNQCIKPLSDVDILNVASERPTWRQGSPMTRCRGSIAGCALLKI; encoded by the coding sequence ATGGTTGAGTGCACAATGGTATCGACCTTACTTGATGGTCTTCCTAATGAAGTGGCTCTCCAGTGCCTTGCACGTGTCCCGTTTGTATCCCATCCTATTCTTCAGCTGGTTTGCCGCTCTTGGAGAGCATCTGTTCGCAATGGGGAGCTTCTCAATGTTCGGAATCAGATTGGTGCGACAGAAGAACTGCTATGCGTGTTGGCATTTGAACCTGAAAACATTTGGCAACTTTATGATCCTCGTCGAGACAAGTGGATAACTCTCCCTGTCATGCCATCTCGGATTAGGAACATTGCCCGTTTTGGAGTTGCCTCTGTTGCTGGAAAACTCTATGTAATTGGTGGTGGCAGTGATAGAGTTGACCCCCTTACTGGAGACCATGACACAATCTTTGCGAGCAATGAGGTCTGGTCTTATGATCCTCTCCACCGCTTGTGggcccagagggctccaatgcttGTAGCTCgagctatgtttgcttgttgtgcATTGGATGGGAAGATAATTGTTGCTGGGGGCTTTACAAACTGCCGCAAATCGATATCGGAGGCTGAGATTTACGATCCTGAAGCTGACACCTGGGAGTCCCTCCCTGACCTCCGTCAGGCACATCCCTCTGCATGCTCTGGTCTTGTCATCAAGGATAAGATGCACGTATTGCATAAAGGGATATCCACAGTCCAGATTCTCGAAGATGGCGGTAATTATTGGGCTGTTGAGGACTACTCTTGGCTGCAAGGCCCAATGGCAATGGTTGGTGGAGAGTTGTATGTGCTGAGCAATAGCTGCATTAGGAAGCAGCATGGAGAGAATTTCCCTGATAAGATGGTTCCTTGTGCATCAGGATTCCAAAGCAGGATCGGCTTTGGCATGATTGGTTTAGGGGACAGCATATGTTTGTTTGGTGGAGTGATCGGGCCTGGGCCAAGAAATCAGTGCATTAAGCCATTGTCTGATGTTGATATCTTGAATGTCGCAAGTGAGAGGCCAACCTGGCGACAAGGATCACCGATGACGCGTTGCCGAGGTAGTATCGCAGGCTGTGCTCTGCTGAAGATCTAG